One window from the genome of Treponema sp. OMZ 838 encodes:
- a CDS encoding peptide ABC transporter substrate-binding protein, translating into MPFVVSVAACAESEPYPQKEFIVSVTTGIPNLHPHAAYNANEAQILTGLYEGLCTYDPYTLQPVAGLAKDWKISADGLTWTFTLRDKIAFENGDPITAQVFCDSFINLLNPQLDLPYASLLDCVKGVKEYRTGKSSDTSAIGLYAESDTSLKISLVYPAEQLANILCHHAFSAVHPSQLKAITRYAGKSSFMKPSEAFKPIASGPFKIESFTAEKIRLVKNSAYWDFESVQLPAISILLDEDADKMTEAFNQGAIHWLCGSVNLNKVAAAYTIHITPMFATEFFYFKTNTAPCNNQTLREALLAALPYAELRKDYLIPAKTLVFPLTGYPAVPGVDKQDTTKAENLLKNIPQPASPQPVKILLPQTAFYTEQAALLKTVWEKIGILTEITTVPFEEYYDRLKTDDYHLAVISWIGDFADPLAFLELFRSDSTLNDSGWHNTNYENFIKKASAEQNRKARFEYLAKAEQLLLDSSVIIPLSHVPAINVIDLSDIKGWYVNAVNIHPFKCIRFAQPAPLPGVALHSKENR; encoded by the coding sequence GTGCCTTTTGTAGTATCTGTTGCAGCATGTGCAGAAAGTGAACCCTATCCTCAAAAAGAATTTATCGTTTCGGTTACTACCGGTATTCCGAACTTACATCCTCATGCTGCATATAATGCAAATGAAGCGCAAATTCTAACCGGTTTATATGAGGGACTGTGTACCTACGATCCCTATACATTACAGCCGGTCGCCGGATTAGCAAAGGATTGGAAGATCAGTGCAGACGGTTTGACATGGACGTTTACACTACGGGATAAGATCGCATTTGAAAACGGTGATCCTATTACCGCTCAAGTATTTTGCGATTCATTTATCAATTTGTTAAACCCTCAACTTGATTTACCGTATGCCTCGCTTTTAGACTGCGTTAAGGGCGTAAAAGAATACCGCACCGGCAAAAGCTCCGACACATCGGCTATCGGTTTATATGCGGAGTCCGATACTTCATTAAAAATCTCGCTTGTCTATCCGGCGGAACAGTTGGCCAATATACTCTGCCATCATGCATTTTCGGCAGTACACCCTTCACAGCTCAAAGCAATAACCCGTTATGCGGGAAAAAGTTCATTTATGAAACCTTCCGAAGCTTTTAAACCGATTGCAAGCGGGCCTTTTAAAATCGAAAGTTTTACCGCCGAAAAAATCCGCCTCGTAAAGAATTCCGCTTATTGGGATTTCGAATCGGTACAGCTCCCTGCAATCAGCATATTATTAGATGAAGATGCCGATAAAATGACCGAAGCGTTTAATCAGGGAGCTATTCACTGGCTTTGCGGATCTGTCAATTTAAATAAAGTAGCAGCGGCATATACCATTCACATTACGCCGATGTTTGCAACCGAATTTTTCTATTTTAAAACAAACACAGCGCCATGCAATAATCAAACACTCAGAGAAGCACTGCTCGCCGCACTCCCCTATGCTGAATTGCGTAAAGATTATTTAATTCCTGCTAAGACGTTGGTATTTCCCCTCACAGGATATCCCGCCGTACCCGGTGTTGATAAACAGGATACGACAAAGGCAGAAAACCTTTTAAAAAATATACCGCAACCCGCATCACCGCAGCCGGTAAAAATTCTCTTACCGCAAACGGCATTCTATACCGAACAAGCGGCATTGTTAAAAACCGTATGGGAAAAAATCGGAATTTTAACGGAAATTACAACCGTTCCTTTTGAAGAATACTATGACCGACTAAAAACGGATGACTATCATTTAGCGGTTATTTCGTGGATTGGCGATTTTGCGGATCCGCTTGCTTTTCTGGAATTATTCAGATCGGATTCGACTTTAAATGATTCAGGCTGGCATAATACCAACTACGAAAACTTTATCAAAAAGGCATCGGCGGAACAAAATCGCAAAGCGAGATTCGAATATCTTGCAAAAGCGGAACAATTGCTGTTAGATTCGTCGGTTATCATTCCGCTTTCTCATGTTCCTGCAATCAACGTCATTGATTTAAGTGATATAAAAGGCTGGTATGTAAACGCAGTTAATATCCATCCGTTTAAATGTATCCGCTTTGCACAGCCGGCTCCCTTACCCGGAGTTGCATTACATTCCAAAGAGAACCGCTGA
- a CDS encoding L-lactate permease, protein MILINFILAMLPIVWLIISLSKLKMSSCKACGIALLITAMLAALYWNLPPLHISSAMFEGAAYALWPICLIIVAALFTYNLTIHTGAMEKIKGMLIGISDDKRILMLIIGCEFGNFMEGMAGFGTAVAIPASILAGIGLNPINAVTACLVVNTTPTAFGSAGVPTATLASITGLVLQQLAANAALIQAIHTFLSPFLAVVICGGGVKALKGVWHITLIASLSFLVPYLLFAQLLGPELPTIVGSICSMLCVILAAKFAKRKRNEAPGTAKIESEYSVKTAAAGTTVPAAHIGFAEGLRAWAPFMLIFVLLILTSKLCPPVHNAIKDFKHSFMIYTGEGGKPLTFSWINTPGVVIFIAAICGGLIQKASWFEMASVLGFTLKKYWRTFVTICSVLATAKVMIYSGMISDIARSAVVATGPVYPFVAPLIGVLGAFITGSGTSTNVLFGNLQLETALSLNLNPYWITAANVMGAGIGKMVCPQNIAIGAGAIGITGSDSKILAAVFKYFVVYALLAGVICFAGSFLM, encoded by the coding sequence ATGATATTGATTAATTTTATACTTGCAATGTTGCCAATTGTCTGGCTTATTATTTCTTTAAGCAAACTCAAGATGAGCAGTTGTAAAGCCTGCGGTATTGCGTTGCTGATAACGGCAATGTTAGCGGCACTGTATTGGAACTTGCCTCCGCTACATATCTCGTCCGCTATGTTTGAAGGAGCTGCCTATGCGCTCTGGCCTATCTGTTTGATTATTGTTGCCGCTCTTTTTACATACAATTTAACGATACACACCGGCGCGATGGAAAAGATCAAAGGAATGCTGATCGGTATTTCCGATGATAAAAGAATACTGATGCTGATTATCGGCTGTGAGTTCGGTAATTTTATGGAGGGTATGGCTGGGTTCGGGACTGCGGTTGCTATTCCCGCGTCGATTCTTGCCGGAATAGGTCTTAATCCCATCAATGCGGTAACGGCTTGTCTTGTTGTAAATACGACGCCGACTGCGTTCGGTTCGGCAGGAGTGCCGACAGCAACACTTGCTTCCATTACAGGGTTAGTCTTGCAGCAGCTTGCTGCAAATGCCGCACTCATACAGGCTATTCATACATTTCTTTCGCCGTTCCTTGCGGTAGTCATCTGCGGAGGAGGAGTAAAGGCATTAAAAGGCGTATGGCATATTACGTTGATCGCATCGCTGTCGTTCCTTGTTCCCTATCTTCTTTTTGCGCAATTGTTAGGCCCCGAACTTCCGACTATTGTCGGTTCAATTTGTTCGATGCTCTGCGTAATCCTTGCGGCAAAATTCGCTAAAAGGAAACGTAATGAGGCTCCCGGTACCGCAAAAATCGAATCGGAGTATTCCGTAAAAACTGCCGCAGCAGGGACAACAGTACCGGCAGCGCATATCGGCTTTGCCGAAGGCCTTAGAGCGTGGGCGCCGTTTATGCTCATCTTTGTATTGTTAATTCTGACCTCAAAGCTCTGTCCTCCGGTGCATAACGCCATTAAGGATTTCAAACATTCGTTTATGATTTATACGGGAGAAGGAGGTAAGCCGCTCACATTTAGCTGGATAAATACTCCGGGAGTGGTGATATTTATAGCGGCTATCTGCGGAGGGCTTATTCAAAAAGCTTCATGGTTCGAAATGGCAAGTGTGTTGGGCTTTACCCTAAAAAAATATTGGAGAACCTTCGTAACGATTTGCAGTGTTTTGGCAACTGCCAAAGTGATGATATACAGCGGGATGATTTCCGATATTGCCCGTTCGGCTGTTGTTGCAACCGGGCCTGTGTATCCCTTTGTTGCGCCGCTTATCGGGGTATTGGGCGCGTTTATAACAGGGTCGGGTACCTCTACCAACGTCCTCTTTGGGAATTTACAGCTCGAAACCGCTCTTTCGCTCAATCTAAATCCCTATTGGATTACTGCAGCAAACGTGATGGGAGCCGGTATCGGTAAAATGGTATGTCCGCAGAATATTGCAATCGGTGCAGGAGCTATCGGTATTACCGGTTCCGACAGTAAAATTCTTGCGGCAGTGTTTAAATACTTTGTTGTGTATGCATTGCTTGCGGGTGTAATCTGTTTTGCCGGCTCGTTTCTGATGTGA
- a CDS encoding carbohydrate ABC transporter permease: MNMNLRIKTAASPVKNFAVGAILTLMIVYVILIAYPLFNMVISSLKPTREILQHPFALPANPDFSSYKRVWIDMGFSTFFINSIIVTVSSMVLVLLFGSMASYAISRYVFKGNTLLYMIFLSGIMLPLKAAIIPLFMIIRKLGLMDNFLSVILIFTAMGIPSTIFILSGFFKAIPVDLEYAARIDGCNDFSIYSKIMMPVIAPGIALVTIYNAVPIWNDFFFPLVFLHSRSLKTLPVGLSTFFGQHSANWTLLFTGLTVAILPMMILYLFMSKYFIKGMTAGAIK; encoded by the coding sequence ATGAACATGAATTTGCGCATTAAGACTGCCGCCTCTCCAGTAAAGAACTTTGCAGTCGGCGCTATTTTAACACTGATGATTGTCTATGTTATTTTGATTGCGTATCCGCTTTTTAATATGGTCATATCCTCGTTAAAACCTACACGGGAAATCCTCCAACACCCGTTCGCCTTACCGGCCAATCCCGATTTTTCTTCATATAAACGGGTTTGGATTGATATGGGATTCAGTACCTTCTTTATCAATAGCATCATCGTAACGGTATCCTCTATGGTATTGGTTCTGCTGTTCGGATCGATGGCATCGTACGCTATCAGTCGATATGTGTTTAAAGGAAATACCCTGCTGTATATGATCTTTTTAAGCGGTATCATGCTGCCGCTGAAAGCTGCTATTATACCGCTTTTCATGATCATCAGAAAACTTGGGCTTATGGATAACTTTTTGTCGGTTATCTTGATTTTTACTGCAATGGGTATTCCTTCAACGATATTTATCCTTTCCGGTTTCTTTAAAGCTATTCCGGTAGACCTCGAATATGCGGCACGGATAGACGGATGCAATGATTTTAGTATTTACAGCAAAATTATGATGCCGGTCATTGCACCGGGAATTGCGTTGGTAACTATCTACAATGCAGTTCCTATTTGGAATGACTTCTTTTTTCCGCTTGTCTTTTTACATAGCAGAAGTCTCAAAACCCTGCCGGTCGGTCTCAGTACCTTTTTCGGACAACACAGTGCCAACTGGACGCTCCTCTTTACCGGATTAACGGTAGCAATCCTCCCGATGATGATTCTCTATCTATTTATGAGTAAGTATTTTATCAAAGGAATGACAGCAGGCGCGATAAAGTAA
- a CDS encoding TetR/AcrR family transcriptional regulator has translation MAKFKRQSKSAREAEIQEAAKKVFLEKGFRYTTMEDVVKHTTLSKGGVYQYYKTTKAILFDIMQNGNYFRYERTEKIVQESAGTESLAEVMTDACMAKLFDEVPEKKLYLMFLAEIPYDRDYETLYFQLEKQAFELLIKTLHYTPQQELELLDIIRHQEYFLFKIFHGMLVMHELFSDKDVFNQNKEKIRTIILNAMQNFFDRHQDLFNRFSR, from the coding sequence ATGGCTAAATTTAAACGGCAGTCAAAATCCGCCCGCGAGGCGGAGATACAGGAAGCTGCAAAAAAAGTATTTTTAGAGAAAGGCTTCCGCTATACGACAATGGAAGATGTGGTAAAACACACAACGCTTTCCAAGGGCGGCGTATACCAATATTATAAAACGACAAAGGCAATTCTTTTCGATATTATGCAAAACGGAAATTATTTCCGGTATGAACGAACCGAAAAGATTGTGCAGGAGTCGGCCGGTACCGAATCGCTTGCCGAGGTTATGACAGATGCTTGTATGGCGAAGCTCTTTGATGAAGTACCCGAAAAAAAACTCTACTTGATGTTTTTAGCGGAAATTCCTTATGACCGCGATTATGAAACATTGTATTTTCAATTGGAGAAACAAGCCTTTGAGCTATTGATAAAAACCTTACACTACACTCCCCAACAAGAACTGGAACTTCTGGATATTATCCGGCATCAAGAATATTTTCTGTTTAAAATTTTTCACGGTATGCTGGTTATGCACGAATTATTCAGCGATAAGGATGTATTTAATCAAAATAAAGAAAAAATTCGTACAATAATTCTTAATGCCATGCAAAATTTTTTCGACCGGCATCAAGATTTGTTCAACCGTTTTAGCCGATAA
- a CDS encoding HD domain-containing protein, producing the protein MNIERDTAEALLNQYVTTEHIIAHSFAVEAVMRALAKRLSPADEELWGITGLLHDLDMDVSNWQEHPERHGPVTVELLKKQNFGCEEMYSAIIAHNPDTGAVPQTLFEKALFAADPITGFITAVTLVYPDKKITSVKVKSIVKKMKATGFAAGADRGAMMSIENIGIPFPEFAELALAAMCAIADKLGL; encoded by the coding sequence ATGAACATTGAGAGAGATACGGCAGAGGCATTACTCAATCAATATGTTACGACAGAGCATATCATAGCGCATTCGTTCGCTGTTGAAGCTGTTATGCGTGCGCTTGCAAAACGGCTTTCGCCGGCGGATGAAGAACTGTGGGGGATTACCGGTCTGCTCCATGATTTGGATATGGACGTTTCCAATTGGCAGGAGCACCCTGAACGGCACGGCCCCGTAACGGTTGAGCTGTTAAAGAAACAGAATTTCGGCTGTGAGGAAATGTACAGCGCTATTATCGCTCATAATCCCGATACGGGCGCCGTACCGCAAACACTTTTTGAAAAAGCGCTCTTTGCAGCCGATCCTATTACCGGATTTATTACTGCCGTTACACTTGTTTATCCCGATAAAAAGATTACAAGCGTTAAGGTTAAATCCATTGTCAAGAAAATGAAAGCAACCGGATTTGCAGCCGGCGCCGATAGAGGTGCGATGATGTCGATAGAAAATATCGGGATACCGTTTCCGGAATTTGCTGAATTAGCCCTTGCAGCGATGTGTGCTATCGCCGACAAGCTCGGACTTTAG